In a genomic window of Mucilaginibacter sp. KACC 22063:
- the ispG gene encoding (E)-4-hydroxy-3-methylbut-2-enyl-diphosphate synthase codes for MNADAAKILPGRYCNSLTDYSRFVTREVQIGDVPLGGNNPIRIQSMTTTDTMDTIGTVEQSIRMIEAGCEYIRITAPSIKEAQNLANIKAELRKRGYPTPLVADIHFTPNAAEVAARIVEKVRVNPGNYADKKKFDLLEYTDLEYMAELERINQKFTPLVKICKEYGTAMRIGTNHGSLSDRIMSRYGDTPQGMVESAMEFIRMCEALNYHNLVISMKSSNPQVMVQAYRLLVETMVAEGMNYPLHLGVTEAGDGEDGRIKSAVGIGTLLEDGLGDTVRVSLTEEPEAEAPVAIALVNRYSLRAIQNQESGIRNQDINLATDNTSQPTDYNPYEYKKRETYEANAFIGGHMVPRVVVDLSKENLKDPAILAAAGYLYSPVLDKYNMADQSVDFVYLADQLPSFTFPGNLKQLYNYSTWKTLKNKTLCHPVFTLEEYVNADDRTSALNLVRITHADLDGELFGQLPLDKSLVFVLETNEAHGMADQRSFFFKMQEFGLDVPVIIKRNYTFENQESRIKNQDLNIGPHSSHFGTQSTGNPQQSTDLTQLTTELQLFAATDMGALLVDGFGDGIWIDAPQLPANIITSTAFGILQATRSRISKTEYISCPSCGRTLFDLQETTQMIRSRTSHLKGLKIGIMGCIVNGPGEMADADYGYVGAGPGKITLYRGKEVVKKNVNTAIAVDELISIIREDGNWVEPAI; via the coding sequence ATGAACGCTGATGCTGCTAAAATACTTCCGGGACGTTATTGCAACTCATTAACCGACTACTCGCGCTTTGTTACGCGCGAAGTTCAGATTGGAGATGTGCCTTTGGGCGGTAATAACCCCATACGTATACAAAGCATGACTACTACCGACACCATGGATACCATTGGTACGGTTGAGCAGAGCATCCGCATGATTGAGGCTGGCTGCGAGTACATACGTATTACAGCGCCAAGCATTAAAGAAGCACAAAACCTGGCTAACATTAAAGCAGAGCTGCGTAAACGCGGTTACCCTACGCCGCTTGTAGCTGATATCCACTTTACACCCAATGCTGCCGAAGTTGCTGCACGTATTGTAGAAAAAGTGCGTGTTAACCCAGGTAATTACGCTGATAAAAAGAAGTTCGACCTGCTGGAGTACACCGACCTGGAGTATATGGCAGAGTTGGAGCGTATCAATCAGAAGTTTACACCTCTTGTAAAGATTTGTAAAGAATATGGTACTGCTATGCGTATTGGTACTAATCATGGGTCGCTGAGCGACAGGATCATGAGCCGTTACGGCGATACGCCGCAGGGCATGGTGGAGTCGGCGATGGAATTTATCCGTATGTGCGAAGCCCTGAATTACCACAACCTGGTTATCTCTATGAAATCGAGCAACCCGCAGGTAATGGTACAAGCTTACCGCTTGCTGGTTGAAACAATGGTTGCCGAAGGTATGAACTATCCTTTACACTTAGGGGTTACCGAAGCTGGTGATGGCGAAGACGGCCGCATTAAATCTGCCGTGGGTATTGGTACCTTGCTTGAGGACGGGCTTGGCGATACTGTACGTGTATCACTAACCGAAGAGCCGGAAGCTGAAGCACCGGTAGCAATCGCACTGGTAAACCGCTATTCTTTGCGAGCCATTCAGAATCAGGAATCAGGAATCAGGAATCAGGATATTAATCTGGCCACAGACAACACATCTCAGCCCACAGATTATAATCCTTACGAATACAAAAAGCGCGAAACATACGAGGCCAATGCATTTATAGGCGGGCACATGGTGCCGCGTGTAGTGGTTGATCTTTCAAAAGAAAATCTGAAAGATCCGGCTATATTAGCAGCGGCTGGTTATCTGTACTCGCCGGTACTGGATAAATATAACATGGCCGATCAGTCGGTTGATTTTGTTTACCTGGCCGATCAGTTGCCATCATTTACTTTTCCGGGTAACTTAAAACAACTGTATAATTACAGCACCTGGAAAACGCTTAAAAATAAAACACTTTGCCATCCGGTATTTACACTTGAAGAGTATGTAAATGCGGATGACCGTACATCGGCGCTAAACCTTGTACGAATTACTCATGCAGATTTAGATGGCGAGCTATTCGGGCAATTGCCATTAGATAAATCATTAGTGTTTGTTTTAGAAACTAACGAGGCACATGGCATGGCCGATCAGCGCAGCTTTTTCTTTAAGATGCAGGAGTTTGGCTTAGATGTGCCGGTGATTATTAAGAGAAACTACACTTTTGAGAATCAAGAATCAAGAATCAAGAATCAGGACTTGAACATTGGACCTCATTCCTCTCACTTCGGTACTCAGTCAACAGGCAATCCGCAACAGTCAACCGACCTCACCCAACTGACCACCGAACTTCAGCTTTTTGCTGCTACAGATATGGGGGCTTTATTGGTTGATGGTTTCGGCGATGGTATTTGGATAGATGCACCACAGCTGCCTGCTAATATTATTACTTCTACAGCATTCGGCATATTGCAGGCCACACGTTCAAGAATTTCTAAAACTGAGTATATCTCTTGCCCAAGCTGTGGTCGTACCTTGTTCGACTTGCAGGAAACCACACAAATGATCCGCAGCCGTACCAGCCACCTTAAGGGTTTGAAGATCGGTATTATGGGCTGTATCGTTAACGGCCCCGGCGAAATGGCGGATGCTGATTACGGATACGTAGGTGCCGGCCCTGGTAAGATTACGCTTTATCGCGGCAAGGAAGTAGTAAAGAAAAACGTGAACACGGCTATAGCAGTAGACGAGCTCATCAGCATCATCCGCGAAGATGGTAACTGGGTTGAGCCCGCTATCTAA
- a CDS encoding DoxX family protein: protein MHKIRKAALIFLIVFYLAAGINHFIHPDGYIRVIPGWLPYPALINTIAGICEIVFALMLIFKSTRKLAGWLIIAMLIFFSPVHIDMIIHAPMKFGNLTVTPLVAWVRILFQPLLMLWAWWASKE from the coding sequence ATGCACAAAATAAGAAAAGCTGCTTTAATATTTCTCATTGTTTTTTACCTGGCTGCGGGTATAAATCATTTTATACACCCTGATGGCTACATCCGCGTTATTCCCGGTTGGCTGCCCTACCCTGCTTTGATCAACACTATTGCGGGCATCTGCGAAATTGTTTTCGCATTAATGCTGATCTTTAAAAGCACTCGTAAACTGGCCGGATGGTTAATTATTGCCATGCTCATATTTTTCTCGCCGGTACATATCGACATGATTATACATGCGCCCATGAAATTTGGCAACTTAACTGTAACGCCATTAGTGGCGTGGGTGAGGATATTGTTTCAGCCTTTATTGATGTTGTGGGCATGGTGGGCGAGTAAAGAGTGA
- the hemA gene encoding glutamyl-tRNA reductase — protein MKYLKVIAFTHKQIELKELGKLVICQENLTDKLKKVKEQFDIPEIFYLGTCNRVAFVMATTQVIDRDFARKFFHALDMGLCPGYTEVFLDAASIYEDHDALNHLLRTSCSLESLVVGEKEILAQLRKAYENCRAAGLTGDQLRMVMNCVVKAAKEVYTHTNISKNPISVVSLAYRKLKELKQYTNPRVLIIGAGETNRNISKYLQKHKYSNFAVFNRTLSKAQELAADLKGEAYPLEALPAYNKGFDIIITCTSSTQPIITSELYRSLLNGETDKKTIVDLAVPNDTDPEVLMNFPVNFIEVHSLNEIAKKNMQERYQELVYAEKIIEQNISEFIPQLKQRRIEVAMREVPEKIKEIRNTALNSVFAEEVNSLDQQSRDILEKVLCYMEKKYISVPMVMAKEILIKNN, from the coding sequence TTGAAGTATCTCAAGGTCATAGCATTTACGCATAAGCAGATCGAGTTGAAAGAACTGGGCAAGTTGGTGATCTGCCAGGAAAATTTGACCGATAAGCTGAAAAAGGTTAAAGAGCAGTTTGATATTCCGGAAATATTCTATCTGGGCACTTGTAACCGTGTGGCTTTTGTGATGGCAACCACACAAGTGATAGACCGTGATTTTGCCCGTAAATTTTTCCACGCTTTAGATATGGGCCTGTGCCCCGGATATACAGAGGTGTTTCTGGATGCCGCTTCAATTTACGAAGACCACGATGCGCTGAATCACCTTTTACGTACTTCATGCTCTTTAGAAAGCCTTGTAGTTGGCGAAAAAGAAATTTTAGCGCAGTTACGTAAAGCTTATGAAAATTGCCGTGCTGCCGGCCTTACCGGCGACCAATTGCGTATGGTAATGAACTGTGTAGTTAAGGCAGCCAAGGAGGTTTACACCCATACTAATATTTCTAAAAACCCTATTTCGGTTGTATCGCTGGCATACCGCAAGCTTAAAGAACTGAAACAGTATACCAATCCGCGTGTATTGATTATAGGTGCGGGAGAAACCAACCGCAACATTTCTAAATATCTGCAAAAACACAAGTATTCTAATTTTGCAGTATTTAACCGTACGTTATCAAAAGCACAGGAACTGGCTGCCGACCTTAAAGGCGAAGCCTATCCGCTCGAAGCTTTGCCAGCATATAATAAAGGTTTTGATATCATCATCACCTGTACGTCTTCAACTCAGCCTATTATTACTTCAGAGCTTTACCGTTCATTGCTGAACGGCGAAACCGATAAGAAAACAATTGTTGACTTAGCGGTTCCAAATGATACCGATCCCGAAGTACTGATGAATTTCCCTGTTAATTTTATTGAGGTACACTCGCTTAATGAAATTGCAAAAAAGAATATGCAGGAGCGTTACCAGGAACTGGTTTATGCAGAAAAGATCATCGAACAAAACATATCTGAATTTATACCTCAGTTAAAACAACGCCGCATTGAGGTGGCTATGCGCGAGGTGCCTGAAAAAATTAAAGAGATCCGTAATACGGCCTTAAACTCTGTTTTTGCAGAAGAAGTTAATTCTTTAGACCAGCAATCGCGCGATATCCTTGAAAAAGTACTTTGCTATATGGAAAAGAAATACATCAGCGTTCCTATGGTAATGGCAAAGGAGATCTTGATCAAGAACAACTAA
- a CDS encoding alpha/beta hydrolase family protein — MIVNHTYTIPGSKGRPMLADITFDNAMPHAPLIIFVHGFKGFKDWGTHYLLAHSFAECGYRFLKFNFSHNGTTPEHPDDFVDLIAFSENTFTIELADLQYVIDFAASGAAIPIAKEVILLGHSMGGGISIVTAAEDDRVKALITMASVGSFRNLWPKDFEPQWRLMGLFYAENKRTGQQMPVKATLLDDLDANAARLNIVTRAAEVKQPWLIAHGTADPTVAVNHAHDLKNAQPDAELLIMPDVDHVFGGTHPYLSNELPSPLHHLCETAVTFLSKLSLNNF; from the coding sequence ATGATCGTTAACCACACATATACTATACCCGGCTCTAAGGGCAGGCCAATGCTTGCAGATATTACCTTTGATAACGCCATGCCACATGCACCGCTCATTATATTTGTGCATGGTTTTAAGGGATTTAAAGACTGGGGCACGCATTATTTATTAGCACATTCTTTTGCAGAATGCGGCTACCGCTTCCTTAAATTTAATTTTTCGCATAACGGTACCACGCCCGAACACCCGGATGATTTTGTTGACCTGATCGCTTTCAGCGAGAATACATTTACTATTGAGCTGGCCGACCTGCAATATGTGATTGACTTTGCAGCAAGCGGAGCAGCTATACCTATAGCTAAAGAAGTAATTTTATTAGGCCATAGCATGGGTGGCGGCATCAGCATTGTAACCGCAGCCGAGGATGACCGTGTTAAAGCATTAATCACTATGGCTTCCGTGGGCAGTTTCCGTAACCTTTGGCCAAAGGATTTTGAACCACAGTGGCGGTTGATGGGCCTGTTTTATGCAGAAAACAAACGTACCGGCCAGCAAATGCCTGTAAAGGCTACGCTGTTAGATGATCTTGATGCAAATGCTGCCCGATTGAATATTGTTACCCGTGCAGCAGAGGTAAAACAACCCTGGCTGATTGCACATGGCACTGCCGACCCTACCGTAGCTGTAAACCATGCGCACGATTTAAAAAATGCGCAACCTGATGCCGAATTACTGATTATGCCGGATGTTGACCATGTTTTTGGCGGCACACATCCTTACTTGTCCAACGAACTTCCGTCACCGCTGCATCATTTATGCGAAACAGCCGTAACATTTTTGAGCAAGCTCTCTCTTAACAATTTTTAA
- the hemL gene encoding glutamate-1-semialdehyde 2,1-aminomutase, which produces MLDSIKKMFSGGEGDEPANTVGKPDISREKSAELYEKAKTYFPGGVNSPVRAFKSVYGTPLFIEKGDGSYLWDADGNQFIDFCCSWGPLILGHNNAKVREKVVEVIQHGMSFGAPTALENELAELILKNNKFIEKIRFVSSGTEAVMSAIRLARGVTKRDKVLKFEGCYHGHSDSLLVKAGSGLVTFGETSSAGIPKAFADETIVVSLNDRDALKAAFDDFKDQIAAVIIEPVPANNGLLLQEKEYLQFLRDICTENGTLLIFDEVISGFRLGFEGAAGYYQIKPDIITYGKIIGGGLPVGAYGASAAIMDHISPVGSVYQAGTLSGNPVAMAAGIAQLSELLRMGFYRDLNNKTEEFAESIQRFATARNYKFKVFQIGSIFWFAFTDKAAIRRAEEIDPNSMEKFKKMHRELLNRGIYLGPSGYEVGFISSAHTKTDLERTKRAIFDSLDIVFKDK; this is translated from the coding sequence ATGTTAGATTCAATAAAGAAAATGTTTTCCGGTGGTGAGGGTGACGAACCTGCGAATACTGTGGGTAAGCCGGACATAAGCCGCGAAAAATCTGCTGAGCTGTATGAAAAAGCTAAAACTTACTTTCCAGGTGGGGTAAACTCGCCGGTAAGGGCTTTTAAATCAGTTTATGGTACGCCGTTGTTCATTGAAAAAGGCGACGGCAGTTACCTGTGGGATGCAGACGGTAACCAGTTTATTGATTTTTGCTGTTCATGGGGGCCGCTTATTTTGGGCCACAACAACGCTAAGGTACGCGAAAAGGTAGTTGAAGTGATACAGCATGGCATGTCATTCGGTGCGCCAACTGCGTTGGAGAACGAGCTTGCCGAACTGATTCTGAAAAACAACAAGTTTATTGAAAAGATCCGTTTCGTGAGTTCAGGTACAGAAGCAGTAATGTCGGCCATAAGGCTGGCACGTGGAGTTACCAAACGCGATAAAGTTTTAAAGTTTGAAGGCTGCTACCATGGCCATTCAGATTCGCTGCTGGTTAAAGCAGGCTCTGGCCTTGTTACCTTTGGCGAAACATCCTCGGCAGGTATCCCTAAAGCATTTGCTGATGAAACAATAGTAGTATCATTAAACGACCGCGATGCACTGAAAGCCGCATTCGACGATTTTAAAGATCAGATTGCCGCTGTGATCATTGAGCCGGTACCGGCTAATAATGGTTTGTTGCTGCAAGAGAAAGAATATTTGCAGTTTCTGCGCGACATTTGTACAGAGAATGGCACCTTGCTGATTTTTGATGAGGTGATCTCTGGTTTCCGTTTAGGATTTGAGGGCGCAGCTGGTTATTACCAGATCAAACCTGATATTATTACCTATGGTAAAATTATCGGCGGAGGTTTGCCTGTAGGTGCTTATGGCGCTTCTGCTGCTATAATGGATCATATCTCTCCGGTTGGCAGCGTTTACCAGGCAGGTACTTTATCAGGAAACCCGGTAGCTATGGCGGCTGGTATCGCCCAGTTATCTGAGCTATTGCGCATGGGCTTTTACCGCGACCTGAATAATAAGACGGAAGAATTTGCAGAATCTATCCAGCGTTTTGCAACTGCACGTAATTATAAGTTCAAAGTATTCCAGATCGGATCTATTTTCTGGTTTGCGTTTACAGATAAAGCCGCTATACGCCGTGCAGAAGAGATTGACCCGAACAGTATGGAGAAATTTAAGAAAATGCACCGCGAGTTGCTAAACCGTGGCATTTACTTAGGCCCAAGCGGGTACGAAGTTGGCTTTATATCTTCGGCACATACAAAAACTGATTTAGAGCGTACCAAACGCGCTATTTTTGATAGTCTTGATATCGTATTTAAAGATAAATAA
- a CDS encoding energy transducer TonB, producing MTVVDGGYFCKYCSKTVYDFTGTKADEFRKILMETPYICGKYRSDQIASAPLKLPVWRKWISGAMLFLGFEIFTVKSVAQEHKKITHLDSLSSSSRKDSISNKETVFGGIDAISAEFPGGPDSLNSYIYKHLNYRGKAKGRVVVQFTVEPNGALTNIQVLRGIGDTEASKEAVRVFKTSPKWKPAIQNGQPIKQQYTVPVSFNL from the coding sequence ATGACGGTTGTTGATGGTGGTTATTTTTGTAAGTATTGCAGTAAAACCGTTTATGATTTTACCGGCACTAAGGCAGACGAATTTAGAAAGATCCTGATGGAAACCCCTTATATATGTGGTAAATATCGTAGCGATCAGATAGCATCAGCACCGCTAAAATTACCTGTGTGGAGAAAATGGATTTCGGGGGCGATGTTGTTTTTAGGATTTGAAATATTTACAGTTAAATCTGTTGCACAAGAGCATAAAAAGATTACGCACCTGGATTCTTTGTCTTCTTCTTCTCGTAAAGATTCAATATCAAATAAAGAAACTGTTTTTGGCGGTATCGATGCAATTTCTGCAGAGTTTCCTGGAGGGCCTGATAGTTTAAACTCTTACATATACAAACATTTGAACTATAGGGGAAAGGCAAAAGGCAGAGTGGTTGTTCAATTTACGGTTGAACCAAACGGAGCGCTAACAAACATTCAGGTTTTGCGCGGCATTGGTGATACGGAAGCGAGTAAAGAAGCTGTTAGAGTATTTAAGACATCACCTAAGTGGAAACCTGCCATCCAAAATGGCCAACCTATTAAGCAGCAATATACCGTACCAGTTAGCTTTAACTTATAA
- the hemB gene encoding porphobilinogen synthase, with protein MLQRPRRNRKSEVIRNMVQETHISASNLIFPLFIVEGDNQKSEVSSMPGIFRYSIDNLLREVESCMNLGLKAFDLFPNIDEQLKDKYATESHREGSLYLRAISEVKKHFPEACVVTDVAMDPYSSDGHDGIVENGLILNDETLEVLGKMALAHAQAGADIIAPSDMMDGRVGYIRNVLDENGYANVSIMSYTAKYASAFYGPFRDALNSAPKFGDKKTYQMNPANLQEALIEARMDEDEGADFLMVKPGLPYLDVIKLLKDNTELPIAAYNVSGEYAMIKAAVKNGWLNEQRATTEVLMSLRRAGASAILTYHAKEVLLNKWL; from the coding sequence ATGTTACAAAGACCAAGAAGAAATAGAAAAAGTGAAGTTATCCGCAATATGGTGCAGGAAACACATATCAGTGCCTCAAACCTGATATTTCCACTGTTTATTGTAGAGGGTGATAACCAGAAGAGTGAGGTGTCTTCTATGCCGGGTATTTTCCGGTACTCAATTGATAATTTGCTGCGTGAGGTTGAAAGCTGCATGAACTTAGGTTTAAAGGCTTTTGACTTGTTTCCAAACATTGACGAGCAGCTGAAAGATAAATATGCTACAGAAAGTCACCGCGAAGGCAGCCTTTATCTGCGTGCTATTAGCGAGGTTAAAAAGCATTTTCCGGAAGCCTGTGTAGTAACCGACGTTGCTATGGATCCATATAGCAGCGACGGGCATGATGGTATTGTTGAGAATGGCTTAATTCTTAACGACGAGACATTGGAAGTATTAGGAAAAATGGCTTTAGCACATGCGCAGGCAGGTGCAGATATTATCGCACCGTCAGATATGATGGACGGCCGTGTAGGCTACATCCGTAATGTACTTGATGAAAATGGCTACGCCAATGTTTCCATCATGTCATACACTGCTAAATATGCCAGCGCGTTTTATGGCCCTTTCCGTGATGCTTTAAACTCTGCGCCTAAGTTTGGTGACAAAAAAACTTATCAAATGAACCCTGCCAATTTGCAGGAAGCTTTGATTGAAGCACGTATGGACGAGGACGAAGGTGCCGACTTCTTAATGGTAAAACCAGGCCTGCCTTACCTGGACGTGATTAAATTATTAAAGGACAATACCGAACTGCCAATTGCAGCGTATAATGTAAGCGGCGAATACGCCATGATCAAAGCAGCCGTTAAAAACGGTTGGTTAAACGAGCAGCGTGCTACTACCGAAGTGCTGATGAGCCTTCGCCGCGCAGGTGCTTCTGCAATTTTAACTTATCACGCAAAAGAAGTATTGTTAAATAAATGGCTATAA
- a CDS encoding MBL fold metallo-hydrolase: MNTDILKGSRKEGKKFVNLVPTDAGGLGVMFPILWEYITNKEENIPKKALGPFKTDASIYDTPSESGLRVTWIGHSSLLIEIDGKRILTDPVWSQRVSFSQRIGPKRFFDAPLLLKDLPALDAVLISHDHYDHLDTGTIKYLAKLTVPFICSIGVGQYLQEWGVSAERITEMDWGSVAYVGDVSITSTPSRHFAGRSLSNRNETLWASFVIKGPKHNIYFGADSGWFDGFKVIGDTYGPFDLTMLEVGAYGKHWPDIHMGPDNAANAHEALRGKVMMPIHWGTFSLAPHAWYAPIERLEKIAKEKNIVLFSPEPGQPTDVTDKPLVTGWWRKFR; this comes from the coding sequence ATGAATACCGACATACTTAAAGGCTCGCGCAAAGAGGGCAAAAAATTTGTAAACCTTGTACCTACAGATGCGGGTGGTCTTGGCGTTATGTTCCCCATTCTATGGGAATATATCACTAACAAAGAAGAAAACATCCCCAAGAAAGCCCTTGGTCCCTTCAAAACGGATGCATCAATATACGATACTCCTTCTGAAAGCGGCTTACGCGTAACCTGGATAGGGCATTCCAGTTTATTGATTGAAATTGACGGCAAACGCATTTTGACTGACCCTGTATGGAGCCAGCGTGTTTCTTTTTCACAGCGTATCGGGCCAAAGCGTTTTTTTGATGCGCCGCTTCTGCTTAAAGACCTGCCTGCCCTTGATGCTGTATTGATATCGCACGATCATTATGACCATTTAGATACAGGTACCATAAAGTACTTAGCCAAGCTAACTGTGCCTTTTATCTGTTCCATTGGTGTAGGGCAATACCTACAAGAATGGGGCGTATCTGCGGAGCGAATTACAGAAATGGACTGGGGCAGCGTTGCCTATGTTGGCGATGTCAGCATCACATCTACACCCAGCCGCCACTTCGCGGGCAGAAGCTTATCAAACCGTAATGAAACCCTATGGGCTTCATTTGTAATTAAAGGGCCTAAGCATAATATCTATTTTGGTGCTGATTCGGGTTGGTTTGACGGCTTTAAGGTTATTGGCGATACTTATGGGCCATTTGATTTGACGATGCTTGAAGTTGGCGCTTATGGTAAACACTGGCCGGATATACACATGGGTCCTGATAATGCCGCCAATGCACATGAAGCCTTACGCGGAAAAGTGATGATGCCGATACATTGGGGAACCTTTAGCCTGGCGCCGCATGCCTGGTATGCACCTATTGAAAGACTGGAAAAAATCGCGAAAGAAAAAAATATCGTACTGTTTTCGCCTGAACCCGGGCAGCCAACTGATGTAACCGACAAGCCTTTAGTTACAGGTTGGTGGCGTAAGTTTAGGTAA
- the hemC gene encoding hydroxymethylbilane synthase, with the protein MDRKLIIGTRGSELALWQANFVKNELATIGVSAELKIIKTQGDRILNLSFDKLEGKGFFTKELEEELLAGTIDLAVHSHKDLPTENPPGLIIAAVSEREDPSELLLILKDCVDVHQKLSVKFGGTVGTSSNRRKAQLLAYRPDLEIEDLRGNVNTRIQKLRDEKYDAIMLAKAGVSRLGLDLSEFHIEELTPTELVPAPAQGVLAIQIRENDHELYERLQALHNQDVAEQLNVERTVLKLFGGGCHLPLGCYCRKHEGKFQVFTSKADDGEDFPDRVYMQADSSVGLPEKIIAKFSKDRKFPAKVFISRELSANSYFRRALERHGIEVEARSLIRTVPVMTRFDSYILRSIDWVFFTSKNAVEYFYKLDPKFPHPVKYGVMGAGSEEMLRKHGHFADFVGQSNDTADVAAEFAKLANGSVVLFPGAENPMRSIHKGLSENTKIIDLPVYETVLDDSAEASSADVLVFTSPSNVENYFERHLLDNGQQVVAIGKATGRKLAELNITYTLPFAPDEVGLAEAVFGL; encoded by the coding sequence TTGGACAGGAAATTAATTATAGGTACTCGTGGTAGTGAATTGGCCTTGTGGCAGGCCAACTTCGTAAAAAATGAATTGGCTACCATTGGCGTTTCGGCCGAACTTAAGATTATTAAGACACAGGGCGACCGTATCCTTAACCTTAGCTTTGATAAGCTGGAAGGTAAGGGTTTTTTCACCAAAGAACTGGAAGAAGAACTTTTGGCGGGCACAATAGACCTTGCTGTACATTCGCACAAAGATCTGCCCACAGAAAACCCGCCGGGTTTGATCATTGCAGCAGTATCAGAAAGGGAAGACCCGTCTGAACTTTTACTGATATTGAAAGATTGTGTTGATGTTCATCAAAAACTTTCAGTAAAATTTGGTGGTACGGTGGGTACTTCATCAAATCGCCGCAAGGCACAGCTGCTGGCTTACCGCCCCGATCTGGAAATTGAAGACCTGCGCGGTAACGTGAATACGCGTATCCAAAAGCTTCGCGACGAGAAATACGATGCCATTATGCTGGCCAAAGCCGGGGTATCGCGCCTGGGTTTGGATTTAAGCGAATTTCACATAGAAGAACTTACGCCTACTGAATTGGTACCGGCGCCTGCCCAAGGTGTTTTAGCGATACAGATACGCGAGAACGACCACGAGCTTTACGAGCGTTTGCAAGCTTTGCACAACCAGGATGTTGCCGAGCAACTGAATGTAGAGCGTACCGTGCTTAAACTTTTTGGCGGTGGCTGCCACCTGCCTTTAGGCTGTTACTGCCGTAAACACGAAGGTAAATTCCAGGTGTTTACTTCAAAGGCTGACGATGGCGAGGATTTTCCGGATAGGGTATACATGCAGGCAGATTCATCTGTAGGTTTACCTGAAAAGATCATTGCTAAATTCAGTAAAGACCGCAAGTTTCCGGCTAAGGTGTTCATCTCCCGCGAACTTAGCGCAAATAGTTATTTCAGGCGCGCTTTAGAGCGTCACGGCATTGAGGTAGAAGCACGTTCGCTAATCCGTACTGTACCGGTTATGACCCGTTTTGATTCTTATATCCTGCGTAGCATCGACTGGGTGTTTTTCACCAGCAAAAATGCAGTAGAATATTTCTATAAGCTCGACCCTAAATTTCCGCATCCGGTTAAATATGGTGTAATGGGCGCAGGATCAGAAGAAATGCTGCGGAAGCATGGGCATTTTGCGGATTTTGTTGGCCAGAGCAATGATACGGCCGATGTTGCAGCAGAGTTTGCTAAACTTGCAAACGGCAGCGTGGTTCTTTTCCCTGGAGCAGAAAACCCGATGCGGAGCATACACAAAGGCTTATCAGAAAATACAAAGATCATTGACCTGCCGGTTTATGAAACCGTGCTCGATGACTCTGCCGAGGCATCATCTGCAGATGTACTGGTATTCACCAGTCCTTCAAACGTTGAAAATTACTTCGAGCGCCATTTATTAGATAATGGCCAGCAGGTAGTAGCCATTGGTAAAGCTACCGGGCGTAAGCTCGCAGAATTGAATATCACTTATACATTGCCATTTGCTCCCGACGAAGTTGGACTGGCAGAGGCGGTGTTTGGGCTATAA